A window of the Armigeres subalbatus isolate Guangzhou_Male unplaced genomic scaffold, GZ_Asu_2 Contig1745, whole genome shotgun sequence genome harbors these coding sequences:
- the LOC134203298 gene encoding moesin/ezrin/radixin homolog 1-like isoform X1: MVASGKMMNVRVTTMDAELEFAIQQSTTGKQLFDQVVKTIGLREVWFFGLQYTDSKGDLTWIKLYKKVRTLLLRTLVGRFLCAWVVARRRRRRGVKTETSFA, encoded by the coding sequence ATGAACGTGCGCGTCACGACGATGGACGCCGAGCTGGAGTTTGCGATACAGCAGAGCACCACCGGCAAGCAACTGTTCGATCAGGTCGTCAAAACCATCGGCCTGCGGGAGGTGTGGTTCTTCGGGCTTCAGTACACAGACTCCAAGGGTGACCTGACGTGGATCAAACTGTACAAAAAGGTGCGTACACTACTTCTAAGGACGCTCGTAGGTCGATTTTTGTGCGCGTGGGTAGTTGctaggcggcggcggcggcgtggcgttAAAACGGAAACCAGTTTTGCATAA
- the LOC134203298 gene encoding moesin/ezrin/radixin homolog 1-like isoform X2 — MPKSMNVRVTTMDAELEFAIQQSTTGKQLFDQVVKTIGLREVWFFGLQYTDSKGDLTWIKLYKKVRTLLLRTLVGRFLCAWVVARRRRRRGVKTETSFA; from the coding sequence ATGAACGTGCGCGTCACGACGATGGACGCCGAGCTGGAGTTTGCGATACAGCAGAGCACCACCGGCAAGCAACTGTTCGATCAGGTCGTCAAAACCATCGGCCTGCGGGAGGTGTGGTTCTTCGGGCTTCAGTACACAGACTCCAAGGGTGACCTGACGTGGATCAAACTGTACAAAAAGGTGCGTACACTACTTCTAAGGACGCTCGTAGGTCGATTTTTGTGCGCGTGGGTAGTTGctaggcggcggcggcggcgtggcgttAAAACGGAAACCAGTTTTGCATAA